Proteins co-encoded in one Tachysurus fulvidraco isolate hzauxx_2018 chromosome 17, HZAU_PFXX_2.0, whole genome shotgun sequence genomic window:
- the zpd gene encoding zona pellucida glycoprotein d, giving the protein MYQWELRTFYLSGSIILAICLLCNLEEVVGKCIPSKCTDPNTCILTEDEQGCKCAPGYFGDQCDQAVLMNVVCGKDAITISVIEDFFIYYNVGLGSVHLTNAECRARREVIAGVAFFTVRTPKDKYEFCGGKPIEKNITHVIYSLTLMSDQQVYVNIVRDPAIQIDYKCVYPFIRTVSMPVPILPITSEAVLRMDELEATVELSVYRDERYVEVFSGVPTVHFRDRVFVQVSVTRPRDFFNLRVDECWATQTANPNDTSSLMHTLLLDGCAEDETVLFITKSITYRNGTMAQGGQNGVSSTVRFSFEMFRFITEPHELYLHCIVHLCTQGHGESCIPECKSIIKREASTKEPVEGIVSYGPIRLEVPERQKMNMLFTMVLPMAAVWILALFLLILIYIARAGNKRMASDSPS; this is encoded by the exons ATGTATCAGTGGGAGTTGAGAACGTTTTATTTGTCG GGTTCTATAATACTAGCAATATGTCTTCTGTGCAATCTTGAAGAGGTCGTTG GGAAATGCATTCCGTCCAAATGCACTGATCCAAACACCTGCATCTTAACAGAGGACGAACAGGGCTGTAAATGCGCACCGGGTTATTTTGGAGACCAGTGTGACCAAG CTGTTCTGATGAACGTTGtgtgtggaaaagatgcaatcaCCATCTCGGTGATTGAGGATTTTTTCATATACTACAATGTTGGTCTTGGGTCTGTTCACTTGACCAACGCTGAGTGCCGTGCCAGGAGGGAGGTGATTGCCGGGGTTGCATTCTTCACAGTGCGAACGCCGAAGGACAAGTACGAGTTCTGTGGTGGCAAACCTATTGAG AAAAACATTACACATGTGATTTACTCACTGACGTTGATGTCGGATCAGCAAGTGTACGTCAACATCGTAAGAGACCCAGCCATACAGATCGACTACAAGTGTGTCTACCCGTTCATCCGCACAGTCAGCATGCCTGTTCCCATCCTCCCCATAACAAG TGAGGCGGTGTTGCGCATGGACGAGCTGGAAGCAACGGTGGAACTGAGCGTGTACAGAGACGAGAGGTATGTGGAGGTCTTCAGCGGTGTGCCTACTGTGCACTTCAGGGACCGAGTATTCGTGCAGGTCAGCGTGACTCGGCCAAGGGACTTCTTCAACTTGAGGGTGGATGAGTGCTGGGCCACACAAACCGCCAATCCCAATGACACGTCAAGcctcatgcacacactcctgctaGATGG ATGTGCTGAAGATGAAACTGTCTTGTTTATAACGAAATCCATTACATATCGTAACGGTACAATGGCACAAGGGGGACAAAACGGTGTGAGCTCAACTGTGCGTTTCTCCTTTGAGATGTTTCGCTTCATCACCGAACCCCACGAGCTTTACTTGCACTGTATAGTTCACCTCTGTACCCAAGGGCATGGAGAGTCCTGCATTCCT GAATGTAAATCGATCATCAAGAGGGAGGCTTCCACAAAGGAGCCTGTTGAAGGTATTGTGTCTTATGGCCCGATCAGACTCGAAGTGCCTGAGCGGCAGAAGATGA ACATGCTTTTCACCATGGTTCTTCCAATGGCTGCAGTCTGGATCCTGGCACTCTTTCTACTTATCCTAATCTACATCGCCAGGGCTGGGAACAAGCGCATGGCTTCCGATTCTCCatcataa